A genomic stretch from Bradyrhizobium sp. 195 includes:
- a CDS encoding PepSY domain-containing protein — protein MTTAKRWTSGLLAIALPALLLAAPARAIVTSSTPTSLHSDIDGDPEADRQAVSREIERFRSSTISIGQAMAIAERRHAGATTADVSFDGASGVPVYRVKTLHNDRIWRHTINASTGELVGGEAALPLAELDHEDRDNLAALGAIRHRLADAVRVAERAASGKAISGGLVRERGRLNFAIVVISGDDLKEVILEPPGARTK, from the coding sequence ATGACGACAGCCAAACGATGGACTTCAGGACTGCTGGCGATCGCCTTGCCCGCGCTGCTTCTGGCCGCCCCCGCGCGGGCGATCGTGACCTCGAGCACGCCCACTTCTCTTCACAGCGACATAGATGGCGATCCCGAAGCCGACCGCCAGGCCGTCAGCCGCGAGATCGAACGATTCCGCAGCTCGACCATCTCGATCGGCCAGGCCATGGCGATTGCGGAACGCCGCCACGCCGGCGCCACCACGGCGGATGTGAGTTTCGACGGAGCCTCCGGCGTACCGGTGTATCGGGTGAAGACCCTGCACAACGACCGGATCTGGCGCCACACCATCAATGCTTCGACCGGCGAGCTGGTCGGTGGGGAAGCCGCCCTGCCCCTCGCCGAGCTCGACCACGAGGACCGCGACAACCTCGCAGCACTCGGTGCGATCAGGCACCGCCTCGCCGATGCCGTGCGGGTCGCTGAACGCGCGGCCTCGGGCAAGGCGATCAGCGGCGGGCTGGTGCGCGAACGCGGCCGGCTCAATTTTGCGATCGTCGTGATCAGCGGCGACGACCTCAAGGAGGTCATCCTGGAGCCGCCGGGCGCCAGGACGAAATAG
- a CDS encoding aspartate-semialdehyde dehydrogenase, with product MEDKVSNDPVVAIVGVTGAVGAEFIATMDKRDFRVSKLKALASARSAGKTVSFRGQSVVIEELTERSFDGVDIALFSAGGSISKKFAPIAVKAGAVVVDNSSAFRMDPNVPLVIPEINANRIRDHKGIIANPNCAAITALVPLWPIHQKNRIKRVIISTYQAASGAGAAAMEELVESTRANLDGQVYTPNVMPHPYAFNLFNHNTAVDPETGYNDEETKVIKETRKIFEDEKIAIGVTCVRVPVLRAHCEAITFECEKPISEDQVRAIMAQAPGVKVVDDRMKNYFPMPIDASGQDDVLVGRIRKDLSDPSGHSISMFVAADQLLKGAALNAVQIAELLPQRVMA from the coding sequence ATGGAGGACAAAGTGAGTAACGATCCCGTCGTCGCGATTGTCGGCGTCACCGGTGCGGTGGGCGCCGAATTCATCGCCACTATGGACAAGCGCGACTTTCGCGTCAGCAAGCTGAAGGCGCTCGCCAGCGCGCGCTCGGCCGGCAAGACGGTATCGTTCCGCGGCCAGTCAGTCGTGATCGAGGAACTGACCGAGCGGTCTTTCGACGGTGTCGATATCGCCCTGTTCTCCGCCGGCGGCAGCATTTCGAAGAAGTTCGCGCCTATCGCGGTCAAGGCCGGCGCTGTCGTGGTCGACAATTCCTCCGCCTTCCGCATGGACCCGAACGTGCCGCTGGTGATTCCCGAGATCAATGCGAACCGCATCAGGGATCACAAGGGCATCATCGCCAATCCGAACTGCGCCGCCATCACCGCGCTGGTGCCGCTGTGGCCGATCCATCAGAAGAACCGCATCAAGCGCGTGATCATCTCGACCTATCAGGCGGCCAGCGGCGCCGGGGCAGCGGCGATGGAGGAGCTCGTCGAATCCACCCGTGCCAATCTCGACGGGCAGGTCTACACCCCGAATGTGATGCCGCACCCCTACGCCTTCAACCTCTTCAACCACAACACCGCCGTCGATCCTGAGACCGGCTACAACGACGAAGAGACCAAGGTCATCAAGGAGACCCGCAAGATCTTCGAGGACGAGAAGATCGCCATCGGCGTCACCTGCGTGCGCGTGCCGGTATTGCGCGCCCATTGCGAGGCGATCACCTTCGAATGCGAGAAGCCGATCAGCGAGGACCAGGTCCGCGCCATCATGGCGCAGGCCCCCGGCGTGAAGGTCGTCGACGACCGCATGAAGAACTACTTCCCGATGCCGATCGATGCCTCGGGCCAGGACGACGTCCTGGTCGGCCGCATCCGCAAGGACCTCAGCGACCCCTCAGGGCATTCGATCTCGATGTTCGTGGCGGCCGATCAGCTCTTGAAGGGCGCCGCGCTCAATGCGGTGCAGATCGCGGAGCTGCTGCCGCAGCGGGTGATGGCGTAG
- the queA gene encoding tRNA preQ1(34) S-adenosylmethionine ribosyltransferase-isomerase QueA: protein MRTDLFDFDLPAERIALRPASPRDSARMLVVENGALRDQTIADLPQWLKAGDQLVVNDTKVIAAQLRGRRIGRETEPRIEATLIKRLDGSRWQALVKPAKKLVAGDRVRFGNEGKVCLLGHLDAEVEAKGTEGEVTLSFSFHGPALDQAIADLGSPPLPPYIASKRTPDDQDLADYQTMFAANEGAVAAPTAGLHFTPALEQVLRARGVGVNRITLHVGAGTFLPVKVDDTEGHKMHAEWGTISAETAERLSSARKNGGRIIAVGTTSLRLLESAASEDGAIQPFAAETAIFITPGYRFRAVDILMTNFHLPKSTLFMLVSAFSGLETMQQAYAHAIANGYRFYSYGDACLLFRVND from the coding sequence GTGCGCACCGATCTGTTCGATTTCGACCTGCCCGCCGAGCGTATTGCACTGCGCCCGGCGAGCCCGCGTGACTCCGCGAGGATGCTGGTCGTGGAGAACGGTGCGCTGCGCGACCAGACCATCGCCGACCTGCCGCAATGGCTGAAGGCGGGCGACCAACTCGTCGTCAATGACACCAAGGTGATCGCAGCGCAGCTCAGGGGCCGCCGCATCGGCCGCGAGACCGAGCCCAGGATCGAGGCGACGTTGATCAAGCGTCTCGACGGCTCGCGCTGGCAGGCGCTGGTGAAGCCCGCGAAGAAGCTTGTCGCCGGCGACCGCGTCCGCTTCGGCAATGAAGGCAAGGTCTGCCTGCTCGGCCATCTCGATGCCGAGGTCGAGGCCAAGGGCACCGAGGGCGAGGTCACGCTGTCGTTCTCGTTCCACGGCCCGGCGCTGGATCAGGCCATCGCCGATCTCGGCAGCCCGCCGCTGCCGCCCTACATCGCCTCCAAGCGCACGCCCGACGATCAGGATCTCGCCGACTACCAGACCATGTTCGCCGCGAACGAAGGCGCGGTCGCAGCGCCCACCGCGGGACTGCATTTCACACCGGCCCTGGAGCAGGTGCTGCGCGCGCGGGGCGTCGGGGTCAACCGCATCACGCTGCATGTCGGGGCAGGGACGTTCCTCCCGGTGAAGGTGGACGACACCGAAGGCCACAAGATGCATGCCGAGTGGGGCACGATCTCGGCCGAGACGGCGGAGCGCCTCAGCAGCGCGCGAAAGAACGGCGGCCGCATCATCGCCGTCGGCACGACGTCGTTGCGACTGCTTGAGAGCGCAGCGAGCGAAGATGGCGCGATCCAGCCCTTCGCGGCGGAGACGGCGATCTTCATCACGCCCGGCTATCGCTTCCGGGCGGTGGATATTTTGATGACGAACTTCCACTTGCCGAAGTCGACGCTGTTCATGCTGGTGTCGGCGTTCTCCGGGCTGGAGACGATGCAGCAGGCCTATGCGCACGCGATCGCGAATGGCTACCGGTTCTATTCGTACGGCGATGCGTGCTTGTTGTTCCGGGTAAACGACTAG
- a CDS encoding TetR/AcrR family transcriptional regulator has product MGLTATKTRAAAARREVPKSRGGRPTKSAAIERDQRLIEVATRLFLDRGFDATSLDAVAEAARVSKPTVYSRYGDKRGLFAAVLRREIARWLAPLSAAAETQLSSLADISVEQRLIEIGREMLTFTCGPDAVAFSRMMTSQAINFPDVAKLGKEEGWLKAVATTARFFDHLVAQGALDVEDTAIAAEVFLDVVVGHTHRMATFGTALEMKAAEKRMRAAIKLFLAGALGPADRLQDAKGTQRRRPAR; this is encoded by the coding sequence ATGGGATTGACTGCGACCAAGACGAGAGCGGCAGCGGCGCGCCGCGAGGTGCCGAAATCCCGCGGCGGCCGGCCGACGAAAAGTGCCGCCATCGAGCGCGACCAGCGGCTGATCGAGGTCGCCACCCGCCTGTTCCTGGACCGCGGCTTCGACGCGACCTCGCTCGACGCGGTCGCCGAAGCGGCCCGGGTGAGCAAGCCGACCGTCTATTCCCGCTATGGCGACAAGCGCGGCCTGTTTGCCGCCGTGCTGAGGCGCGAGATCGCGCGCTGGCTTGCACCACTGTCCGCCGCGGCGGAGACCCAGCTCAGCAGCCTTGCGGACATCTCGGTCGAGCAACGGCTGATCGAGATCGGACGCGAGATGCTGACATTCACCTGCGGTCCCGATGCCGTCGCCTTCAGCCGCATGATGACGTCGCAGGCCATCAATTTCCCTGACGTCGCCAAGCTCGGCAAGGAAGAAGGTTGGCTCAAGGCCGTTGCCACCACGGCACGCTTCTTCGACCATCTGGTGGCGCAGGGCGCGCTCGACGTCGAGGACACCGCCATTGCGGCCGAGGTGTTTCTCGACGTGGTCGTCGGCCACACCCACCGCATGGCGACCTTCGGAACTGCGCTCGAGATGAAGGCCGCTGAAAAGCGCATGCGCGCGGCGATCAAGCTGTTCCTGGCCGGCGCCCTGGGACCTGCCGACCGTCTCCAGGACGCCAAAGGCACGCAACGCCGCCGTCCCGCCCGCTGA
- the tgt gene encoding tRNA guanosine(34) transglycosylase Tgt, with protein sequence MNPDNDLPNHFELLATDGAARTGRLTTPHGVVRTPAFMPVGTAGAMKGMHWREVRDAGADIVLGNTYHLMLRPSAERIAALGGLQRFTGWNGPMLTDSGGFQVMSLADLRKISEHAVTFRSHIDGAKVELSPERSIEVQRLLGSDIAMQMDECVRLPAERADIDRAMQLSLRWAERSKRAFESAPDGYMLFGIVQGGDIPQLRHASAEGLVAIGFHGYAIGGLAVGEPQEVMLAMIDETAPVLPKERPRYLMGVGTPDDILEAVKRGIDMFDCVMPTRNGRHGVAFTRFGQVNLRNARHADDPRPLDEESSWLSTRNCARAYLHHLVKAGETLGAMLLSEVNIAYYQFLMQGIRNAVAQGKFDEFYQRTRADWARGDIAPR encoded by the coding sequence ATGAATCCCGACAATGACCTTCCCAATCACTTTGAATTGCTCGCCACTGACGGCGCCGCGCGCACCGGACGCCTGACTACACCGCACGGCGTGGTGCGGACGCCGGCCTTCATGCCGGTCGGCACCGCCGGTGCCATGAAGGGCATGCACTGGCGCGAGGTGCGCGATGCCGGCGCCGACATCGTGCTCGGCAACACCTATCACCTGATGCTGCGTCCGAGCGCCGAGCGGATCGCGGCGCTCGGCGGCCTGCAGCGGTTCACCGGCTGGAACGGGCCAATGCTGACGGATTCCGGCGGCTTTCAGGTGATGTCGCTGGCGGACCTGCGCAAGATCAGCGAGCACGCGGTCACCTTCCGCTCGCATATCGACGGTGCCAAGGTCGAGTTGTCGCCGGAGCGCTCGATCGAGGTGCAGCGCCTGCTCGGCTCCGACATCGCCATGCAGATGGACGAGTGCGTGCGGCTGCCGGCCGAGCGCGCCGACATCGACCGCGCGATGCAATTGTCGCTGCGCTGGGCCGAGCGAAGCAAGCGCGCCTTCGAGAGCGCTCCCGACGGCTACATGCTGTTCGGCATCGTGCAGGGCGGCGACATTCCCCAGCTTCGTCATGCCAGTGCGGAAGGCCTGGTCGCGATCGGCTTCCACGGCTATGCGATCGGCGGCCTTGCCGTCGGCGAGCCGCAGGAGGTGATGCTGGCGATGATCGACGAGACCGCGCCGGTGCTGCCGAAGGAGCGCCCGCGCTACCTGATGGGCGTCGGCACGCCCGACGACATCCTCGAAGCCGTGAAGCGCGGCATCGACATGTTCGATTGCGTGATGCCGACGCGCAATGGCCGGCACGGCGTCGCCTTCACGCGCTTTGGTCAGGTGAATTTACGCAATGCGCGCCACGCCGACGATCCGCGTCCGCTGGACGAGGAAAGCTCATGGCTGTCAACGCGCAACTGCGCGCGCGCCTATCTGCACCATCTCGTCAAGGCGGGCGAGACGTTGGGGGCGATGCTGCTGTCCGAAGTCAATATCGCCTATTACCAGTTCCTGATGCAGGGCATCAGGAACGCGGTCGCACAGGGAAAATTCGACGAGTTCTATCAGCGTACACGCGCGGACTGGGCGAGGGGCGACATCGCCCCGCGCTAG
- a CDS encoding patatin-like phospholipase family protein, producing MRDRHPPTMPFPSCSTDLSSRSRDWIRHTPARLIGFLVLTCSLALAGCTSLPRTPYTAAEASTSRVLDIDGLRRYADEPVTKFNFEKDNSTATKSYLALSGGGADGAYGVGVLNGWTAARTRPAFSVVSGVSTGGLIAPFAFLGSQYDDTLKEVYTSGIAESLLNDPSIMRVLFGSGLFGNTRLRELVARYVGPEIMAQVARENAKGRKLLVVTTDLDTQRTAIWDMGKIAAVGTPEALKLFRDVMAASASIPLVFPPIMIDAEGQGRKFQEMHVDGGVTAPVLTLPEALLFQGSRLPGNAKLDIYILVNKKIERNFELVSNGTIDVASRSLSAITQSQTRSIIFSTYDFAKRNRLGFHLSYIAREYPAPPSEGFDTAYMRALYQYGYDKAASGQAWSSTVP from the coding sequence ATGCGTGATCGACATCCACCGACAATGCCTTTCCCCTCATGTTCGACCGATCTCTCCAGCCGCTCGCGTGACTGGATCAGGCACACACCTGCTCGTCTGATCGGCTTCCTGGTCCTGACGTGCAGCCTGGCACTCGCCGGCTGCACCTCCCTGCCCCGCACGCCCTATACGGCCGCTGAAGCCAGCACCTCGCGCGTGCTCGATATCGATGGCCTCAGGCGCTACGCCGACGAGCCCGTCACCAAATTCAATTTCGAGAAGGACAACAGCACCGCGACGAAGTCGTATCTGGCGCTGTCGGGCGGCGGCGCCGATGGCGCCTATGGCGTCGGCGTGCTCAACGGCTGGACTGCGGCCAGGACCCGTCCCGCCTTCTCGGTCGTCTCGGGCGTGAGCACCGGCGGCCTGATCGCGCCCTTTGCCTTCCTCGGCTCGCAATACGACGACACGCTGAAGGAGGTCTACACCAGCGGCATCGCGGAGAGCCTCCTAAACGATCCCAGCATCATGCGCGTGCTGTTCGGGTCCGGCCTGTTCGGCAACACAAGGCTGCGCGAACTCGTCGCCCGCTATGTCGGGCCCGAGATCATGGCGCAAGTCGCGCGCGAGAACGCCAAGGGCCGCAAGCTGTTGGTGGTGACGACCGATCTCGACACCCAGCGCACCGCGATCTGGGACATGGGCAAGATCGCCGCGGTCGGAACGCCCGAGGCGCTAAAACTGTTTCGCGACGTGATGGCGGCTTCCGCCAGCATCCCCCTGGTGTTTCCGCCGATCATGATCGACGCCGAGGGCCAGGGCCGCAAGTTTCAGGAGATGCATGTCGACGGCGGCGTAACCGCCCCGGTGCTGACGCTGCCGGAAGCCTTGCTTTTCCAGGGCAGCCGACTGCCGGGCAATGCAAAGCTGGACATCTACATCCTCGTCAACAAGAAGATCGAACGCAATTTCGAGCTTGTCTCCAACGGCACCATCGATGTCGCCTCGCGCAGCCTGTCGGCGATCACCCAGTCGCAGACGCGCTCGATCATCTTCTCGACCTATGATTTCGCCAAGCGCAACCGTCTCGGCTTTCATCTCTCCTACATCGCCCGCGAATATCCGGCGCCGCCGTCGGAAGGGTTCGACACCGCCTATATGCGGGCGCTCTATCAATACGGATACGACAAGGCTGCTTCAGGCCAGGCCTGGAGTTCGACGGTGCCGTGA
- a CDS encoding peptidylprolyl isomerase has product MIRILAVLAALLFAVPAVAQQLPAGLDKANAIVIDSTKGRIVIKLRTDIAPQHAERIKQLAREGYYNNVPFHRVMDGFMAQTGDGEKFNGTGGSKYPNLKQEFSKVHFARGIVGMARRGDSVDSANSQFFIMFADGGSLDNQYTVIGEVVQGMDVVDKLKKAPPGSAGGAVTDPDKMVKVQVASDIK; this is encoded by the coding sequence ATGATCCGAATTCTCGCAGTTCTTGCCGCGCTTCTGTTCGCGGTGCCGGCGGTGGCGCAGCAATTGCCGGCGGGCCTCGACAAGGCCAATGCCATCGTCATCGACAGCACCAAGGGCCGTATCGTCATCAAGCTTCGCACCGATATCGCGCCCCAGCATGCCGAGCGGATCAAGCAGCTCGCGCGCGAGGGCTATTATAACAACGTGCCGTTCCATCGCGTCATGGACGGCTTCATGGCGCAGACTGGCGATGGCGAGAAGTTCAACGGCACCGGCGGCTCGAAATATCCGAACCTGAAGCAGGAATTCTCCAAGGTGCATTTTGCGCGTGGCATCGTCGGCATGGCCCGGCGCGGCGACAGCGTCGACAGCGCCAATTCGCAGTTCTTCATCATGTTTGCCGACGGCGGCAGCCTCGATAACCAGTACACCGTGATCGGCGAGGTCGTGCAGGGCATGGACGTCGTCGACAAGCTGAAGAAGGCACCGCCCGGCTCCGCCGGCGGCGCCGTGACCGATCCCGACAAGATGGTGAAGGTGCAGGTCGCCTCCGACATCAAATAG
- a CDS encoding peptidylprolyl isomerase, translating to MSATENTLILETTQGPVTIEMRPDLAPGHVARIKELVREGFYDGIVFHRVIDGFMAQTGCPQGTGTGGSGKKLKAEFNKEPHVRGTTSMARAANPDSGDSQFFICFDDARFLDNQYTVWGKVTEGMENVDKIKRGEPVQNPDKIVKARMAADAA from the coding sequence ATGAGCGCCACCGAAAACACCCTGATCCTCGAGACCACGCAGGGCCCCGTCACCATCGAGATGCGCCCCGACCTCGCGCCCGGCCATGTCGCGCGCATCAAGGAGCTCGTGCGCGAGGGCTTCTATGACGGCATCGTGTTCCACCGCGTGATCGACGGCTTCATGGCGCAGACCGGCTGCCCGCAGGGCACCGGCACCGGCGGCTCCGGCAAGAAGCTGAAAGCCGAGTTCAACAAGGAGCCGCATGTGCGCGGCACCACCTCGATGGCGCGCGCCGCCAACCCCGATTCCGGCGACAGCCAGTTCTTCATCTGCTTCGACGACGCCCGCTTCCTCGACAACCAGTACACGGTGTGGGGCAAGGTCACCGAGGGCATGGAGAACGTCGACAAGATCAAGCGCGGCGAGCCGGTGCAGAACCCCGACAAGATCGTCAAGGCGCGGATGGCCGCGGACGCTGCGTAA
- the coaD gene encoding pantetheine-phosphate adenylyltransferase yields the protein MPRIAFYPGSFDPITNGHLDVVRHSVSLCDRLVVAVGVHPGKKPLFSTEERLKMLDDVCGPVAAQAGCVLEAVTFDDLSVTAARKHGATIMIRGLRDGSDLDYEMQLAGMNEAMAPEVHTVFLPASPMVRPITATLVRQIAGMGGDVSAFVPPQVAAQLKAKFAA from the coding sequence ATGCCGCGTATCGCCTTCTATCCCGGTTCCTTCGACCCCATCACCAACGGCCATCTGGACGTGGTCCGACATAGCGTGTCGCTGTGCGACCGGCTCGTGGTCGCGGTCGGGGTCCACCCCGGCAAGAAGCCGCTGTTCTCGACCGAGGAGCGGCTGAAGATGCTCGATGATGTCTGCGGGCCGGTGGCGGCGCAGGCCGGCTGCGTCCTCGAAGCGGTGACGTTCGACGACCTGTCAGTGACCGCGGCGCGCAAGCACGGTGCAACCATCATGATTCGGGGCCTGCGCGACGGCAGCGACCTCGATTACGAGATGCAGCTCGCCGGCATGAACGAGGCGATGGCGCCCGAGGTGCATACGGTCTTCCTGCCGGCCTCTCCCATGGTTCGCCCGATCACCGCCACTTTAGTCCGCCAGATCGCCGGCATGGGCGGGGATGTCTCGGCCTTCGTCCCGCCGCAGGTTGCGGCACAGCTCAAGGCAAAATTCGCCGCATAG